The proteins below are encoded in one region of Metabacillus dongyingensis:
- the purK gene encoding 5-(carboxyamino)imidazole ribonucleotide synthase: protein MSLSNKTILPGSTIGIIGGGQLGRMMTVAAKSMGYDVAVLDPAPNSPCGQLADYEITASYNDLSAIKKLAELSDVITYEFENIDYEALKWIEENAFLPQGSVLLSLTQDRETEKKAITDAGCKVADYRIVKTEEELSSAVSELQYPCVLKTCRGGYDGKGQAVVRQESDIPAARDLLKNGTCILEKWVSFEKEISVIAARNSDGEISFFPIAENIHVNNILHQSIVPARIQEEVAEEARRQADKLAKAFSLVGTLAVEMFVTIDGEVFINELAPRPHNSGHYTIDLCETDQFEQHVRAVCNLPLGKPALLHPGLMVNVLGEHMPLVLNNLSLFREGKIYLYGKKEAKHKRKMGHVTFLTEAIEQTVTQINKLWGQQ from the coding sequence ATGAGCTTGTCTAACAAAACAATATTGCCAGGATCCACGATTGGGATTATCGGCGGCGGACAGCTTGGCAGAATGATGACGGTGGCTGCGAAAAGCATGGGATATGATGTGGCAGTTTTAGATCCTGCACCGAACTCACCATGCGGACAGCTTGCAGACTATGAAATTACCGCTTCTTATAATGATTTATCAGCGATAAAGAAGCTTGCTGAACTTAGTGATGTGATAACCTACGAGTTTGAAAACATAGATTACGAGGCTTTGAAGTGGATTGAAGAGAATGCCTTCCTTCCTCAAGGTTCTGTGCTTCTCTCTTTAACTCAAGATCGTGAGACAGAGAAAAAGGCGATTACAGACGCGGGCTGCAAAGTTGCAGACTACAGGATTGTTAAAACGGAAGAAGAGCTTTCCTCTGCTGTAAGCGAACTTCAGTATCCATGTGTTTTGAAAACATGCAGAGGTGGCTACGATGGTAAAGGGCAGGCTGTGGTCAGGCAGGAAAGCGATATACCTGCAGCCCGAGACCTATTAAAAAACGGTACATGTATTCTGGAAAAATGGGTGTCTTTTGAAAAAGAGATCTCGGTGATTGCTGCCAGAAACTCTGATGGAGAGATCAGCTTCTTCCCTATTGCAGAAAATATTCACGTAAACAATATTCTTCATCAAAGCATTGTGCCTGCAAGGATACAGGAAGAGGTTGCCGAAGAAGCAAGAAGACAGGCAGATAAGCTTGCAAAAGCGTTTAGCCTGGTCGGTACCCTTGCCGTTGAAATGTTTGTGACGATAGATGGAGAAGTATTTATAAATGAGCTTGCTCCAAGGCCGCACAATTCCGGTCATTACACAATTGATCTTTGCGAGACGGATCAGTTTGAGCAGCACGTCAGAGCCGTATGCAATCTGCCGCTCGGGAAACCAGCGCTGCTGCATCCTGGACTGATGGTCAACGTTTTAGGCGAACATATGCCGCTTGTTTTAAATAATCTTTCGTTATTCCGCGAAGGTAAGATATACTTGTACGGTAAAAAAGAGGCGAAGCACAAACGGAAAATGGGGCACGTCACTTTTTTAACAGAAGCAATCGAACAGACAGTAACACAGATCAACAAACTATGGGGTCAACAATAG